The Comamonas testosteroni genome contains the following window.
GTTCTGTGGATAACTTTGTGAGAAACAATATGCGAGAAAGGCCTGGGCAAGTCCTGTTCGTGTTTTTAAGCCTGCAGGATGGTTGAGCAGTTGAAGAATTAATTTATTTAAAACAAAGACTTATATGTATTCATGAGGCGATGAGGAGCTTGCTTCGGCGGAGTGTTGGCAGGGAGTCTGCTTTGCCATATCTGTGCATAAATCAGGCGGCGAGTCACTGTCAACCGAGAAGCTCCCTAAACCTAAATGCTTTCAAACCGCGGTGCAAAGTCCTTAACTTCTCAAAAAATAGCACTAGAGCCAGCAGCCATGAGGCATGCACTTATCTTGAAGCACTCATATGTGGATAACTTCCGTCAATCGATGCCAAGGTGGATGAAAAAATAAAAAAGCGCCAAGCACTGCTGGCGCCGAATTTTTAAGGGTCCGAGATTTAGTGATTTGAAATCAATGATTTGCTGCCGCTTTGCTGCATCTCAGGCCGGCAATTGTCGTTCAATAACCATTTGATCTTATCGGGTGATTGGGCCCGTTGTTCTGCAACAAATGCCTGGGAAGGCACTCGTTGCAGGGGAATCAGCCCTTTGTGCGCAGCAGGCGCGAGTGGCTGTGCACAGCTTCGACCAGCGCGGCCACATGTTCGGGTGGGGTGAACTGGCTGATGCCGTGACCCAGATTGAAGATGTGGGTGGGGCCGGTGGTGCTCTTGTCGGTATGGGGCTTGCCAAAGCTGTCCAGCACGGCACGCGCCTGGGCGGCGACCTGCTCGGGTGCGGCAAACAGCACATTGGGGTCGATATTGCCCTGCAGCGCCTTGCCTGGGCCGCCGACCTCGCCGCCCACGATGGCGCGAGCCTTGCCCAGATTGGCCGTCCAGTCCAGACCCAGCACTTCGCAGTCGATGTCCTTCATGTCGGGCAGCCAGATACCACCGCCCTTGGTGAAGACGATGCGGGGCACGTCGCTGCCGTCCACGCCGGTGCGCTTGAGCTGAGCCAGCACGCGCTTGGTATAGGCCAGGCTGAATTCCTGGAAAGCGCCGTCGGCCAGCACGCCGCCCCAGCTGTCAAAAATCATCACGGCCTGGGCGCCGGCATCGATCTGGGCGTTCAGGTAGGCGGCCACGCTGTCGGCGTTGACTTCCAGGATGCGGTGCATCAGGTCGGGGCGCGAGTACATCAGCGACTTGACGGTGCGGTAGTCATCGCTGCCCTTGCCCTCGGTCATGTAGCAGGCCAGAGTCCAGGGGCTGCCCGAGAAGCCGATCAGCGGCACACGGCCATTGAGCACCTTGCGGATATTGGTGACGGCGTCAAACACATAGCGCAGCTTGTCCATGTCGGGTACGGCCAGCTCCGCCACGGCGGCCTCGTCGCGCACGACCTTGGCAAAGCGCGGACCCTCGCCTTCGGCGAACGACAGACCAAGGCCCATGGCGTCGGGCACGGTCAGGATGTCGCTGAACAGAATGGCCGCGTCCAGAGGGAAGCGATCCAGCGGCTGCAGGGTCACCTCGGTGGCATAGTCCACATTGGTGGCCAGGCCCATGAAGCTGCCGGCCCTGGCGCGGGTGGCCTTGTACTCGGGCAGGTAGCGTCCCGCCTGGCGCATCAGCCACAGGGGCGTGTAGTCGGTAGCCTGGCGACGGCATGCGCGCAGGAAGGTGTCATTGGTCAGGGGGGCGAAACTCATATGCCGATTGTCGCCCACTCCGGCTTTCCCATTCACCACAATCCCGAGCAGCATTTCAGCTCTCTGTGCAGCGATGGCCGTTGCCAGGGCTTGTCATGAAACCGTCATCCAAATGTCTCGTGGGCTTCATCTGCGTTTTCCATAATGACGCCACGCAGACACACCGTGTGGCACAGGCAGGCCGCCAACTGCGTCCAACACCGGAGGAAAGCAGACATGAGGCATCCCGAGATTCTTGATGCGCTGAATGGCCAGAGCATCGCGACGACACCGTCATCGGCACCCTCGCTTTCCCATCGCCCTGTCAGTCCCGCAGATGCTGCAGCGCCCGCTTTGCGCCTGCAGGTGCGCTGGGCCCGGCATCTGGACGAGGTTCGCCAAGCTCAGCGCCTGCGCTACCAGATCTTTGCCGAGGAAATGGGGGCTGTGCTGCAGACCCCCGTGGCGGGTCACGACATCGATGTCTTTGACGATTTCTGCGAGCATCTGATGGTCTGCGATGAAGAGCAGAACAAGGTAATCGGTACCTATCGTCTGCTGACCCCCGCCCAGGCCCAGCGCGCCGGCGGTCTGTACAGCGATCAGGAATTCGATCTCTCGCCCATCAACGCCTGGCGTGCGCAGATGGTCGAGCTGGGGCGCAGCTGCGTGCACGCGGAGCATCGCCAGGGCGGCGTGATTCTGGCGCTCTGGGGGGCGTTGGCCGAATTCATGCAGCGCAACCGGCTCGAAGCCATGGTGGGTTGCGCCAGCATTCCCATGCAGTACCCGGGCCTGGCCCATGGCGAAGGCCCGGCACGCATCTGGCAGCAACTGCGCCAGAGCCATCTGGCCGAGCCCGAGTTGCAGGTACGCCCCCGCGTAGCCCTGCCCGAGGAGCTGGCACATATCAGCAATGTCTCGGCTGATGCGTTGAAGGTCGAGCCGCCAGCGCTGATCCAGGGCTATCTGCGTGCCGGCGCCAAGGTGCTGGGGGCGCCGGCCTGGGACAGCGACTTCAATACGGCCGATCTGCCCATCATGATGCGCATGCAGGATCTACCCTCTCGCTACCGCCGACTGTTCGGGCGCATGAAGGCCTGAGGCGAGGACGGAATGCAAAAAGCCTGTGGTCATGCCACAGGCTTTTTTGATGGCTGGACGGGTCATGCAGCGTGGCTGGGCTCATCTTCCAGGCCTTCGGCAAACAGGCCCAGCGCTGTAACCATCAGGCCCAGCATGAGGAAGGCATAGGCTGCAATGGACAGCACCAGACTCATGCTGTAGCCCCATTGCAGAACCGAGCAGGCCCAATCCCAGGATACATAAAGCGCGCTGCACTGATTGCTGGCC
Protein-coding sequences here:
- the hemE gene encoding uroporphyrinogen decarboxylase translates to MSFAPLTNDTFLRACRRQATDYTPLWLMRQAGRYLPEYKATRARAGSFMGLATNVDYATEVTLQPLDRFPLDAAILFSDILTVPDAMGLGLSFAEGEGPRFAKVVRDEAAVAELAVPDMDKLRYVFDAVTNIRKVLNGRVPLIGFSGSPWTLACYMTEGKGSDDYRTVKSLMYSRPDLMHRILEVNADSVAAYLNAQIDAGAQAVMIFDSWGGVLADGAFQEFSLAYTKRVLAQLKRTGVDGSDVPRIVFTKGGGIWLPDMKDIDCEVLGLDWTANLGKARAIVGGEVGGPGKALQGNIDPNVLFAAPEQVAAQARAVLDSFGKPHTDKSTTGPTHIFNLGHGISQFTPPEHVAALVEAVHSHSRLLRTKG
- a CDS encoding GNAT family N-acetyltransferase, yielding MRHPEILDALNGQSIATTPSSAPSLSHRPVSPADAAAPALRLQVRWARHLDEVRQAQRLRYQIFAEEMGAVLQTPVAGHDIDVFDDFCEHLMVCDEEQNKVIGTYRLLTPAQAQRAGGLYSDQEFDLSPINAWRAQMVELGRSCVHAEHRQGGVILALWGALAEFMQRNRLEAMVGCASIPMQYPGLAHGEGPARIWQQLRQSHLAEPELQVRPRVALPEELAHISNVSADALKVEPPALIQGYLRAGAKVLGAPAWDSDFNTADLPIMMRMQDLPSRYRRLFGRMKA